One window from the genome of Spirosoma rhododendri encodes:
- a CDS encoding sensor histidine kinase yields the protein MPVSPLPRRIAIHVLACLAFLALPYVFAPHGLTGQLKLIGTSPHEQTTLLGYVLMLAFLYLNYYVLIPRLYFSHRYGLYTGIMLLGFLAIGFVMTIRDRHDFFGDPPPFGGQPSAEPGRMFPPPDAFSNRQPPRQERQAYSLPPSGDMPKPGYGFELNQTLFLFLVGVFVTLSLRVSGRWRQTEQERVASELSFLKAQINPHFLFNTLNSIYALAIEQSPHTADAVVKLSSFMRYVTRDTGNDWVPLQRELDYIEQYIDLQRLRLADTATVSYTRNGSTAGLQIAPLLLISFVENAFKYGVNPAVDSPIRIAATLQNDQLHLHVGNRKVRQASSAGESGGIGLANTRARLALLYPDRHTLTITDQADTFIVDLTIQLA from the coding sequence ATGCCCGTCTCTCCATTACCCCGCCGGATCGCCATTCATGTGCTGGCCTGTCTGGCGTTTCTGGCGTTACCCTACGTGTTTGCCCCGCACGGCCTGACGGGACAGCTGAAACTGATCGGAACGAGTCCGCATGAGCAAACCACGCTGCTGGGCTATGTGCTGATGCTGGCGTTTCTGTATCTGAACTACTACGTACTGATTCCCCGGCTTTACTTTTCGCACCGCTACGGACTGTATACCGGGATTATGCTGCTTGGCTTTCTGGCAATAGGGTTCGTCATGACCATCCGCGACCGGCACGACTTTTTTGGCGACCCACCCCCATTTGGCGGCCAGCCATCAGCGGAGCCGGGCCGGATGTTTCCACCACCAGACGCATTTTCAAACCGGCAACCGCCCCGGCAGGAGCGGCAGGCTTATTCGCTTCCACCATCCGGCGACATGCCGAAACCCGGCTATGGATTTGAGCTGAACCAAACCCTGTTTCTGTTTCTGGTGGGGGTCTTCGTTACGCTGTCGCTGCGGGTTAGCGGACGATGGCGGCAGACGGAACAGGAACGGGTCGCTTCCGAACTGTCGTTCCTGAAAGCCCAGATCAACCCGCACTTTCTGTTCAACACGCTCAATAGCATTTACGCGCTGGCCATCGAGCAGTCTCCCCATACGGCCGATGCGGTCGTTAAGCTGTCGTCGTTCATGCGGTATGTCACGCGCGACACAGGCAACGATTGGGTACCGCTCCAGCGCGAACTCGATTACATTGAGCAATACATCGATCTGCAACGGCTGCGACTGGCCGACACGGCAACGGTATCGTACACCCGCAACGGGTCGACGGCGGGTTTGCAGATTGCGCCCCTGCTGCTGATTTCGTTCGTGGAAAACGCGTTTAAATACGGTGTCAATCCAGCCGTCGACTCGCCAATCAGGATTGCGGCTACGCTTCAGAACGATCAACTGCACCTGCATGTCGGCAACCGGAAAGTGCGGCAGGCCAGCTCGGCGGGGGAGTCGGGCGGTATTGGCTTAGCGAACACCCGCGCCCGGCTTGCCTTGCTCTACCCTGATCGGCACACGCTCACTATCACCGATCAGGCCGATACGTTTATTGTCGACCTAACTATTCAACTCGCATGA
- a CDS encoding LytR/AlgR family response regulator transcription factor — MIRAIAIDDEPPALRIITHFCNLTESIDLLHTFTRTDEAMQFLEQHPVDLLFLDINMPAMTGIEFYQAIPNRAMVIFTTAYAEYAVTGFDLSAVDYLLKPFTLDRFRQAVDKAAEQLRWQSTPDEPSASPERFLHVRADYKLYQIALSDILYVEGLDDYLKIHVQTGHPIVARMTMKAMQQKLPDTDFIRVHRSFIVPFRRIESVRNKVIQLAGQSIPIGASYEADFFERFG; from the coding sequence ATGATCCGCGCCATTGCCATCGACGACGAACCGCCCGCCCTTCGTATCATCACACATTTTTGCAACCTGACCGAGTCAATCGACCTGCTGCACACGTTTACCCGCACCGACGAAGCGATGCAGTTTCTGGAGCAGCATCCGGTCGATCTGCTGTTTCTCGACATCAACATGCCCGCCATGACGGGTATCGAGTTTTACCAGGCGATTCCGAACCGGGCGATGGTTATTTTCACGACGGCCTACGCCGAATACGCCGTAACGGGCTTCGACCTGAGCGCAGTCGATTACCTGCTCAAACCCTTCACCCTCGACCGCTTCCGGCAGGCCGTCGACAAGGCGGCCGAGCAACTCCGCTGGCAAAGCACCCCCGACGAACCGTCGGCCTCCCCCGAACGCTTTCTGCACGTCCGGGCTGATTACAAGCTGTACCAGATTGCCCTGAGCGACATTTTGTACGTCGAAGGACTGGACGATTACCTGAAAATCCATGTGCAGACGGGCCACCCCATCGTTGCCCGGATGACGATGAAGGCGATGCAGCAAAAACTCCCCGACACTGATTTTATCCGGGTTCACCGCTCGTTCATCGTCCCGTTCCGGCGCATCGAATCCGTCCGCAACAAAGTCATTCAACTCGCCGGTCAATCAATCCCCATCGGCGCCAGCTACGAGGCAGATTTCTTCGAACGGTTTGGCTGA
- a CDS encoding S9 family peptidase: MNALIYRLMVIVGLLLPMTMQAQQPALIDRQLIFGDPEISGAKLSPDGKFMSFIKPYKGTRNIWVKKTAEPFDAAKPMTADTTRPVRGYFWSRDGKYLLYSQDKGGDENFNVYAVNPAEILKPGQDVPTARDLTQLKGVRVAIYNVPKTDPNALYIGLNDRDKAWHDLYKLNLATGEKTLLRKNTDRILGWNFDWNDKLRMASRSPQDGSTELLRVDGDSLVKIYSTTLEENSYVAGFQKDNKRAYLVSNKGNRDLTQLLLFDPATGKEELVEMDPQKRVDFGELALSEVTHEPIFTAYTDDRLRRSWKDKSYEKDFAMMQAKLPGADLYPTSSTDDEQLWLISATSATDPGAVYLFDRKTKQFTLQYRPRPKLPVADLAPMTVVRYKSSDGLEIPAYLTLPKGVPAKNLPVIIFPHGGPWARDEYGYNAYHQFLANRGYAVLSPNFRASTGYGKAFLNAGNKQWGDKMQDDITWGVKYLVSQGIADPKRVGIMGGSYGGYATLAGVTFTPDLYAAAVAIVAPSNLITLLKSIPPYWEAGRKQFYERMGDPNTPEGKAQLERQSPLNSASKIKTPLMVVQGANDPRVNKAESDQIVVALRDRNYPVQYICAPDEGHGFARPVNNMAMLAAAEKFLAAQLGGRYQESMAADVAKRLTEITVDPKTVTLAKKETAEKK, translated from the coding sequence ATGAACGCTCTGATTTACCGACTGATGGTGATCGTCGGGCTGCTGCTACCCATGACTATGCAGGCCCAGCAACCGGCTCTCATCGACCGGCAACTGATCTTCGGCGACCCCGAAATTTCGGGCGCGAAACTCTCCCCCGACGGCAAATTCATGTCGTTCATCAAGCCCTACAAAGGCACCCGAAATATCTGGGTCAAGAAAACAGCCGAACCCTTCGATGCGGCTAAACCCATGACCGCCGATACGACCCGGCCCGTTCGCGGCTACTTCTGGTCGCGCGACGGGAAGTACCTGCTGTACTCGCAGGATAAGGGGGGCGACGAGAATTTCAACGTCTACGCCGTCAACCCAGCCGAGATACTGAAGCCGGGGCAGGACGTGCCCACCGCCCGCGACCTGACGCAGCTTAAAGGTGTTCGCGTGGCCATTTACAATGTACCTAAAACCGACCCCAACGCGCTCTACATCGGCCTGAACGACCGCGATAAAGCGTGGCACGATCTGTACAAACTAAACCTCGCAACCGGCGAAAAAACGCTGCTCCGCAAAAACACCGACCGGATCTTAGGCTGGAATTTCGACTGGAACGACAAGCTGCGGATGGCCAGCCGGTCGCCACAGGATGGCAGTACCGAACTGCTGCGCGTCGACGGCGATTCGCTGGTGAAAATCTACAGCACTACGCTCGAAGAAAACAGCTACGTGGCGGGTTTTCAGAAAGACAACAAACGGGCGTATCTGGTGAGTAACAAGGGTAACCGCGATCTGACCCAATTGCTGTTGTTCGACCCGGCAACCGGCAAGGAAGAACTCGTCGAGATGGACCCGCAGAAGCGCGTCGACTTCGGCGAGCTTGCTCTGTCTGAAGTGACCCACGAGCCGATCTTCACCGCCTACACCGACGACCGCTTGCGTCGTAGCTGGAAAGACAAGTCGTACGAAAAAGATTTCGCTATGATGCAGGCCAAGTTGCCCGGTGCCGACCTGTACCCGACGTCATCGACCGATGACGAGCAGTTGTGGTTGATCTCGGCTACCAGTGCTACCGACCCCGGCGCGGTTTACCTGTTCGACCGCAAAACCAAACAGTTTACGCTCCAGTACCGCCCCCGCCCGAAACTGCCCGTTGCCGATCTGGCACCGATGACGGTGGTTCGTTATAAATCGTCGGACGGGCTGGAAATTCCGGCCTACCTGACGCTGCCCAAAGGCGTTCCGGCGAAGAATCTGCCCGTCATCATATTTCCGCACGGTGGTCCGTGGGCGCGGGATGAGTACGGCTATAATGCCTATCATCAGTTTTTGGCCAACCGGGGCTACGCCGTGCTGTCGCCCAACTTCCGCGCATCGACCGGCTACGGCAAAGCATTCCTGAACGCAGGCAACAAGCAGTGGGGCGACAAAATGCAGGATGACATTACGTGGGGTGTGAAATACCTCGTCAGTCAGGGTATTGCCGATCCGAAGCGGGTGGGCATCATGGGCGGCTCGTACGGCGGCTACGCAACGCTGGCCGGCGTAACATTTACACCCGACCTGTACGCGGCTGCGGTGGCTATCGTCGCCCCGTCGAACCTGATTACGCTGCTCAAGTCGATTCCGCCGTACTGGGAAGCGGGTCGTAAGCAGTTCTATGAGCGCATGGGCGACCCCAACACGCCCGAAGGTAAGGCGCAACTCGAACGGCAGTCTCCGCTGAACTCAGCCAGTAAGATCAAGACACCGTTGATGGTGGTGCAGGGGGCCAACGACCCGCGCGTCAACAAAGCGGAGTCTGACCAGATCGTGGTTGCCCTGCGCGACCGCAACTACCCGGTGCAGTACATCTGCGCGCCCGATGAAGGCCACGGTTTCGCCCGGCCCGTCAACAACATGGCGATGCTGGCAGCTGCCGAGAAATTTCTGGCGGCTCAGCTGGGTGGCCGCTATCAGGAGTCGATGGCCGCCGACGTCGCCAAACGCCTAACGGAAATTACGGTCGACCCCAAAACGGTGACGCTGGCCAAGAAAGAAACGGCGGAAAAGAAGTAA
- a CDS encoding alpha-L-fucosidase — MKHAHWLTAIGLTLAIGASAQQHSEQNNSHYMAPTDPAVKQKLSQWQDTKFGLLMHWGTYSERGIVESWSLCPEDEGWCERKGPTAVNYFEYKKGYEGLQTTFNPVKFAPERWAEAAKSAGMKYMIFTTKHHDGFCMFDTKQTDYKITDAKTPFSTNPRSNVTKEILDAFRKQNFMVGTYFSKPDWHTDSYWWPYFPPKDRNVNYDPKKHPEMWTKFKDFTYNQIQELMTGYGKVDILWLDGGWVRPFSTIDTTISWQKTIPFDQDIDMARIAAMGRKNQPGLLVVDRTVEGEFENYATPEQTIPDKYLPIPWESCMTMGDSWSYIPKENFKPARKLIQTLVDIVAKNGNLLLNIAPGPDGEWHEEAYSRLKEIGSWIAVNGESIYGTKPMAPYRQGQWAFTSGNGASYVSYLPTETETMLPAKLTLPKSAKTITVLGVKQALKTTKTADGVSVVIPEKVRQQLAKQPVWVFKLV; from the coding sequence ATGAAACACGCCCACTGGCTTACCGCTATTGGCCTGACGCTGGCCATCGGCGCATCGGCGCAGCAGCATTCCGAACAGAACAACAGTCATTACATGGCCCCCACTGATCCGGCCGTGAAACAGAAATTGAGTCAGTGGCAGGATACCAAATTCGGCCTGCTCATGCACTGGGGTACCTACAGCGAACGCGGCATCGTGGAATCGTGGTCGCTCTGCCCGGAGGATGAAGGCTGGTGCGAACGCAAAGGCCCGACGGCGGTCAATTATTTCGAGTACAAGAAGGGTTACGAAGGGCTTCAAACGACCTTCAACCCCGTGAAGTTTGCGCCCGAACGCTGGGCCGAAGCGGCTAAAAGTGCCGGTATGAAGTACATGATCTTCACGACCAAGCACCACGACGGCTTCTGCATGTTCGACACTAAACAGACCGACTACAAAATCACCGACGCCAAAACACCCTTCTCGACCAATCCGCGCAGTAACGTCACCAAAGAGATTCTGGACGCCTTCCGCAAGCAGAATTTCATGGTCGGCACGTACTTCTCCAAGCCCGACTGGCACACCGATTCGTACTGGTGGCCGTACTTCCCGCCCAAGGATCGCAATGTCAACTACGACCCGAAGAAGCACCCGGAGATGTGGACGAAGTTTAAGGACTTCACCTACAACCAGATTCAGGAGCTGATGACGGGCTACGGCAAAGTCGACATTCTCTGGCTCGACGGCGGCTGGGTGCGTCCGTTTAGCACCATCGACACCACGATCAGCTGGCAGAAAACCATTCCCTTCGATCAGGACATCGACATGGCCCGGATTGCGGCAATGGGTCGTAAGAACCAACCCGGCCTGCTCGTCGTCGACCGGACGGTGGAGGGCGAATTCGAGAACTACGCGACCCCCGAACAGACCATCCCCGACAAGTACCTGCCCATACCCTGGGAGTCATGCATGACGATGGGCGATAGCTGGTCGTACATTCCGAAAGAAAATTTCAAACCCGCTCGTAAACTGATTCAGACGCTGGTCGATATCGTTGCTAAAAACGGGAACCTGCTGCTCAACATCGCGCCCGGCCCGGATGGCGAATGGCACGAAGAAGCGTATTCGCGACTGAAAGAAATCGGCAGTTGGATCGCCGTCAACGGCGAGTCGATTTACGGCACCAAGCCGATGGCACCGTACCGGCAGGGTCAATGGGCCTTCACGTCGGGCAACGGCGCGTCGTACGTGTCGTACCTGCCAACGGAAACCGAGACGATGCTCCCCGCCAAACTGACGTTGCCTAAATCGGCGAAAACGATCACAGTTCTGGGTGTGAAGCAAGCCCTGAAAACGACCAAAACCGCCGACGGCGTTAGCGTCGTTATTCCCGAAAAAGTCCGGCAGCAACTGGCGAAGCAACCCGTCTGGGTATTTAAGTTGGTGTAG